A window of the Brassica napus cultivar Da-Ae chromosome C5, Da-Ae, whole genome shotgun sequence genome harbors these coding sequences:
- the LOC106419409 gene encoding protein NRT1/ PTR FAMILY 2.9 produces MEAEKTEKKITEEEDDESKIIYRGWKVMPFIIGNETFEKLGIVGSSSNLVIYLTTVFNMKSITAATVVNIYSGTSNFGTIVAAFLCDSYFGRYKTLSVAMIACFLGSVAMDLTAVINQLHPAKCAKEIGSVCKGPSIVQIMFLAGAMVLLVIGAGGIRPCNLPFGADQFDPKTKEGKRGIESFFNWYFFTFTFAQMVSLTVIVYVQSNVSWSIGLAIPAILMFLGCLIFFSGSKLYVKVKPSGSPIHSITRVIVVAIKKRKLNLVGSMYTHTAKDFRNSKLSHTEQFRFLDKAAIQTPEDKLNIDGSPADPWKLCSMQQVEEVKCVIRVLPVWLSAALFYVAYIQQTTYTIFQSLQSDRHLGSKSFQIPPATYTVFLMLGMTIFIPIYDRVLVPFLRKYTGRDSGITQLQRVGAGMFLCITSMMVSAIVEQRRRTVALTRPPLGFALRKGAISSMSGMWLIPQLVLMGVGDALAGVGQMEFYYKQFPENMRSFAGSLYYCGIGLASYLSSFLLSAVHNITEGSLGGNWLPEDLNKGRLEYFYYFVAGMMTINFAYFLLVSHWYRYKDVVAKDNDIDKVSV; encoded by the exons ATGGAGGCTGAAAAGACAGAGAAGAAGATTACAGAGGAAGAGGATGATGAGTCTAAGATCATCTACAGAGGGTGGAAAGTCATGCCCTTCATTATTG GAAATGAGACATTTGAGAAGCTTGGAATAGTTGGGAGCTCATCAAATCTAGTTATATACTTAACCACGGTTTTCAACATGAAAAGCATCACGGCAGCGACAGTAGTCAACATCTACTCTGGTACAAGCAACTTTGGCACAATCGTCGCCGCTTTCCTCTGCGACTCTTACTTCGGCCGCTACAAAACCCTATCTGTCGCCATGATCGCTTGCTTCCTC GGTTCGGTGGCAATGGACCTAACAGCAGTGATCAATCAGCTGCATCCAGCTAAATGCGCTAAGGAAATAGGAAGCGTGTGCAAGGGGCCATCCATCGTACAGATAATGTTTCTCGCCGGAGCAATGGTTTTGCTAGTGATCGGAGCCGGTGGGATTAGGCCATGCAATCTCCCGTTTGGTGCTGACCAATTCGATCCTAAGACTAAAGAAGGGAAACGAGGGATTGAGAGTTTCTTTAATTGGTATTTCTTCACCTTCACGTTTGCTCAAATGGTGTCGTTAACGGTCATCGTCTACGTGCAGTCGAACGTGAGCTGGAGCATCGGTTTAGCCATCCCAGCTATCTTAATGTTTCTTGGTtgcctcatcttcttctctggTTCTAAGCTTTATGTCAAGGTTAAACCTAGTGGCAGTCCTATTCACAGCATAACACGCGTCATCGTAGTCGCAATCAAGAAAAGGAAGTTGAATCTCGTTGGTTCGATGTACACCCACACTGCAAAGGACTTCAGGAACTCGAAACTGAGCCATACAGAGCAGTTTAG gttccTTGACAAAGCGGCAATCCAAACGCCAGAGGACAAGCTCAACATAGACGGCTCTCCGGCGGATCCATGGAAGCTCTGCAGTATGCAGCAAGTGGAAGAAGTGAAATGCGTGATTCGGGTGCTTCCGGTTTGGCTCTCAGCAGCCTTGTTCTATGTAGCTTATATACAACAAACAACCTACACAATCTTCCAGTCTCTTCAATCCGATAGACACCTCGGTTCAAAGAGTTTCCAGATCCCTCCCGCCACTTATACAGTCTTCTTGATGCTTGGAATGACGATATTCATACCTATCTATGACCGCGTCCTTGTACCTTTCCTTAGAAAGTATACAGGCAGAGACAGCGGTATCACTCAACTGCAAAGAGTTGGAGCAGGAATGTTTCTATGTATCACAAGTATGATGGTGTCAGCAATTGTAGAGCAACGCAGAAGAACTGTAGCTCTCACAAGACCGCCACTAGGCTTTGCACTGAGGAAAGGTGCAATCTCTTCGATGTCCGGTATGTGGCTGATTCCTCAGCTAGTGCTAATGGGTGTGGGAGACGCTCTAGCTGGAGTTGGTCAGATGGAGTTTTACTACAAACAGTTTCCAGAGAACATGAGAAGTTTCGCTGGTTCTTTGTATTATTGTGGGATTGGATTGGCGAGTTACCTCAGCAGCTTTCTGCTATCAGCTGTGCATAATATCACAGAGGGATCTTTGGGTGGGAATTGGCTTCCTGAAGATCTAAACAAGGGAAGACTGGAGTATTTTTACTACTTTGTTGCTGGTATGATGACTATAAACTTTGCTTATTTCTTATTAGTCTCACATTGGTACCGTTACAAAGATGTTGTGGCCAAGGACAATGACATAGATAAGGTTTCAGTGTAA
- the BNAC05G14630D gene encoding uncharacterized protein BNAC05G14630D, with amino-acid sequence MAAESLRTKWMAVTASIWIQCTLGGSYTFGIYSAILKSSQSYDQSTLDTVSVFKDIGGNVGVLSGLVYTAATFNRRRRDGRGGRAGPWVVILIGAVLSFTGYFLIWASVTGLIRKPPVPVMCLFMFIAAQSLTFLNTANVVSSLENFADYGGTAVGIMKGFVGLSGAMLIQLYETICPGDPESFILLLAIVPSLLSVLVMPLVRIYETSTVDEKKHLDGLSTLSIIIAAYLMVIIIVKGILGLPSWANTVTLVVLLILLASPLLIAIRARRDNIKKPCYSPLVDNLEATTSGESLAVVEDKSLNLLQAMRNVDFWLLFLAMVCGMGSGISTINNIRQIGESLRYSNVEINALLSLWNIWNFIGRFGAGYVSDALLHRKGWPRPLLMATTLGAMTIGHLIIASGFEGNLYPGSVIVGICYGSQWSLMPTITSELFGVKHMGTIYNTISIASPMGSYIFSVRLIGYIYDKTIIGEGNTCYGPHCFRLSFVIIASVAFLGFLVSCVLVFRTKNLYQHIFEKRLRR; translated from the exons ATGGCGGCAGAGAGTCTGAGAACGAAATGGATGGCTGTGACGGCGAGCATATGGATCCAGTGCACGTTAGGAGGTTCTTACACCTTCGGAATCTACTCGGCAATCTTGAAATCATCTCAATCATACGACCAATCAACCCTTGACACAGTCTCCGTCTTCAAAGACATTGGTGGTAACGTCGGCGTTTTGTCTGGACTTGTTTACACCGCAGCCACCTTTAATCGCCGTCGCCGTGACGGACGGGGAGGTAGAGCAGGTCCGTGGGTGGTGATCTTGATCGGAGCGGTTTTGTCCTTCACCGGTTATTTCCTTATCTGGGCATCCGTGACCGGTTTGATTAGAAAACCGCCGGTTCCGGTTATGTGTCTGTTTATGTTCATAGCGGCTCAGTCTTTAACGTTTCTTAATACGGCCAACGTTGTTAGCTCCCTTGAGAATTTCGCCGACTATGGCGGCACTGCCGTCGGAATAATGAAG GGCTTTGTTGGTCTAAGTGGAGCAATGTTAATACAACTCTATGAAACAATATGCCCTGGAGATCCAGAGAGTTTCATTCTTCTACTTGCAATAGTACCTTCACTCCTCTCTGTATTGGTGATGCCACTAGTCAGGATATACGAGACCAGCACGGTCGATgagaagaagcatttagatggTTTATCAACTTTGTCTATAATCATTGCAGCTTACCTTATGGTCATTATCATTGTGAAGGGCATTCTTGGTTTACCATCATGGGCCAATACCGTCACGCTTGTAGTTCTACTCATCCTCCTTGCCTCGCCTCTACTTATTGCCATAAGAGCACGCCGAGACAATATCAAGAAACCATGTTATTCTCCTCTTGTAGACAATCTAGAAGCAACAACCTCTGGTGAGAGCTTGGCGGTGGTTGAAGATAAAAGCTTGAATCTCTTACAAGCTATGCGTAATGTAGACTTCTGGTTACTGTTTCTTGCTATGGTATGTGGAATGGGATCAGGGATTTCGACGATAAACAACATCAGACAAATAGGTGAGTCTCTTAGATACTCTAACGTGGAGATAAACGCATTGCTGTCTTTGTGGAACATATGGAACTTTATTGGTCGGTTTGGAGCTGGTTATGTTTCGGATGCATTGCTACATAGAAAAGGATGGCCACGTCCTTTGTTAATGGCTACAACTCTTGGAGCCATGACCATAGGACATCTGATCATAGCCTCTGGTTTTGAAGGAAACCTATACCCCGGTTCGGTTATCGTAGGAATATGTTATGGCTCACAATGGTCGTTAATGCCGACGATAACGTCAGAGTTGTTCGGGGTTAAACATATGGGAACAATCTATAACACAATTTCGATTGCTAGTCCTATGGGTTCGTATATCTTCTCAGTGAGATTGATTGGTTATATCTATGATAAGACCATTATTGGAGAAGGTAACACGTGTTATGGTCCTCATTGTTTCCGGTTGTCCTTTGTGATTATTGCATCTGTGGCTTTCCTCGGGTTTCTTGTCTCCTGTGTGTTGGTATTCCGGACAAAGAATCTGTATCAGCATATCTTTGAGAAGAGGTTGCGTCGTTGA
- the LOC106419410 gene encoding calcium-dependent protein kinase 10: MGNCNVCVKPPNSEESTQKPKRPNQNRKPNPYAAGDIVRSPARTRGTTLKDVVIPTSQRTKISDKYILGRELGRGEFGITYLCTDRETREALACKSISKRKLRTAVDVEDVRREVAIMSTLPEHPNVVKLRATYEDGENVHLVMELCEGGELFDRIVARGHYTERAAAGVARTIAEVVMMCHSNGVVHRDLKPENFLFANKKENSALKAIDFGLSVFFKPGDKFTEIVGSPYYMAPEVLKRDYGPEVDVWSAGVIIYILLCGVPPFWAETEQGVALAILRGVIDFKRDPWPQVSESAKSLVRQMLDPDPAKRLTAQQVLAHPWIQHAKKAPNVPLGDIVRSRLKQFSMMNRFKKKVLRVIAEHLSVQEVEVIKDMFSLMDEDNDGRITYPELKAGLQKVGSQLGEPEIKMLMEVADVDGNGFLDYGEFVAVIIHLQKIENDELFKLAFMFFDKDGSTYIELDELREALTDELGEPDVSVLNDIMREVDADKDGRINYDEFVTMMKAGTDWRKASRQYSRERFKSLSINLMKDGSLHLHDALTGQSVPV, from the exons ATGGGTAACTGTAACGTCTGTGTGAAGCCTCCCAACTCGGAAGAGTCGACTCAGAAGCCCAAAAGGCCCAATCAAAACCGGAAACCAAACCCCTACGCCGCCGGCGACATCGTCCGATCCCCCGCGCGCACGCGCGGGACTACCCTCAAGGACGTCGTGATCCCCACAAGCCAACGCACGAAGATCAGCGACAAGTACATCCTAGGCCGCGAGCTAGGCCGCGGCGAGTTCGGGATCACTTACCTCTGCACCGATCGCGAGACTCGCGAAGCCCTAGCCTGCAAATCGATCTCCAAGCGTAAGCTCCGAACGGCCGTCGACGTCGAGGACGTCCGCCGCGAGGTCGCGATCATGTCGACTCTGCCCGAGCACCCGAACGTGGTGAAGCTCAGGGCGACTTACGAGGACGGCGAGAACGTTCATCTCGTGATGGAGCTCTGCGAAGGCGGGGAGCTTTTCGATCGGATTGTTGCCAGAGGGCACTACACGGAGCGCGCGGCTGCTGGAGTCGCGAGGACGATCGCTGAGGTGGTGATGATGTGTCATTCGAATGGTGTCGTGCATCGAGATTTGAAGCCTGAGAATTTCTTGTTTGCGAATAAGAAGGAGAACTCTGCTTTGAAGGCGATTGATTTTGGGTTGTCTGTCTTCTTCAAACCTG gaGATAAGTTTACGGAGATTGTAGGGAGTCCTTATTACATGGCTCCTGAGGTGTTGAAGAGGGATTATGGACCTGAGGTTGATGTGTGGAGTGCTGGAGTTATCATCTATATCTTGCTCTGTGGTGTTCCTCCCTTTTGGGCTG AGACGGAACAAGGTGTTGCTCTTGCGATTCTGCGGGGAGTTATTGATTTTAAGAGAGACCCTTGGCCTCAGGTTTCGGAGAGTGCTAAGAGTCTTGTGAGGCAGATGCTGGATCCTGATCCGGCTAAGCGTTTGACTGCTCAGCAAGTGTTAG CTCATCCTTGGATACAGCATGCGAAGAAAGCTCCGAATGTTCCTTTAGGGGATATAGTCAGATCGAGATTGAAGCAGTTCTCTATGATGAATAGATTTAAAAAGAAGGTTCTTCGC GTAATTGCGGAGCACTTGTCTGTTCAAGAGGTTGAAGTGATCAAGGACATGTTCTCACTGATGGATGAAGACAACGATGGTAGAATAACTTACCCGGAACTCAAAGCTGGACTTCAAAAGGTTGGCTCACAACTTGGTGAACCAGAGATCAAAATGTTGATGGAAGTG GCGGATGTTGATGGGAATGGGTTTTTGGATTATGGAGAGTTTGTAGCTGTGATCATACACTTGCAGAAGATAGAGAACGACGAGCTTTTCAAGCTAGCTTTTATGTTCTTTGACAAAGATGGAAGTACATACATCGAGCTTGATGAGCTACGGGAAGCTCTAACTGACGAGTTAGGAGAACCAGATGTCAGTGTTCTAAACGACATCATGCGTGAAGTTGATGCTGACAAG GATGGGCGTATAAACTATGATGAGTTTGTGACGATGATGAAAGCAGGAACAGATTGGAGAAAGGCGTCAAGACAATACTCAAGAGAGAGGTTCAAAAGCTTAAGCATTAATCTGATGAAAGATGGATCATTGCATCTCCATGACGCTCTCACTGGACAATCTGTTCCTGTTTGA
- the LOC106419365 gene encoding pentatricopeptide repeat-containing protein At1g18900, translating to MMRPQQISKLSSSARSFFLSGSRSSAADGSPSAFNDDEPCVSRRQQLRHEAAQDEKLPSSIITRKPLVAGSILPGEAESKPVVLKKVDGSGRPSLLPQHVCSSSSPALPSKPHSVTYASIREEEEVSSSAPIGDQIFRAGYAAVSILSDLANFKLPSSDGGSSEVFGLGKSCMVDPSRPITSVKSVIRREDLTKAYPRSPAAKESSAGKIRNHSSNFRGAKEGFKQVSLQKRYHHHASGKRTTSMLQRHNNIDSNRFVPNEMMKAASGSRQYCNVKEVENVSSILKTFRWGPAAETALENLRLTMGPYQANQVLKKMNDYGNALGFFYWLKRQPKFKHDEHTYTTMVGNLGRAKQFRAINRLLDEMVRDGCRPNTVTYNRLIHSYGRANYLNEAMNVFNQMQEAGCEPDRVTYCTLIDIHAKAGFLDVAMDMHQRMEAAGISTDTFTYSVIINCLGKAGHLPAAHKLFCEMVDQGCTPNLVTYNIMMDLHAKARNYQSALKLYRDMQNAGFRPDKVTYSIVMEVLGHCGYLEEAEGVFTEMQRDNWVPDEPVYGLLVDLWGKAGNVEKAWYWYQAMFHAGLLPNVPTCNSLLSTFLRVDKIGEAYELLQNMLALGLRPSLQTYTLLLSCCTDARSKLDMGYCGQLMASTGHPAHMFLLKMPSAGPDGQNVRNHVNNFLDLMHSEDRESKRGLVDAVVDFLHKSGQKEEAGSVWEVAAQKNVFPDALREKSSSYWLINLHVMSEGTAVTALSRTLAWFRKQMLVSGSCPSRIDIVTGWGRRSRVTGTSMVRQAVEELLNMFGSPFFTESGNSGCFVGCGESLNRWLVQSYVERMHLL from the coding sequence ATGATGCGTCCACAGCAAATCAGCAAACTCTCAAGTTCAGCAAGATCCTTTTTCCTTAGCGGATCGAGATCAAGTGCAGCTGATGGGAGTCCTTCTGCATTCAACGACGATGAGCCTTGTGTCTCCCGACGCCAGCAACTTAGGCACGAAGCCGCACAAGATGAAAAACTACCGTCCAGTATTATTACCCGTAAGCCTCTTGTAGCGGGAAGCATTTTACCAGGAGAGGCAGAGAGTAAACCGGTTGTTCTAAAGAAGGTTGATGGTTCTGGTCGGCCATCTCTATTGCCACAGCAtgtttgctcttcttcttctcctgctCTCCCTAGTAAACCACATTCGGTTACTTATGCATCAATTAGAGAGGAGGAGGAAGTTTCTTCTTCAGCACCTATTGGGGATCAGATTTTCAGAGCCGGTTATGCAGCGGTTAGTATTTTGTCTGATTTAGCAAACTTTAAGCTTCCTTCGTCTGATGGAGGGAGTAGTGAAGTGTTTGGATTAGGGAAAAGCTGTATGGTGGATCCATCTCGGCCTATCACAAGCGTCAAGTCAGTTATAAGGAGAGAGGACTTGACCAAAGCTTACCCTAGATCACCAGCTGCAAAAGAGTCATCAGCTGGTAAAATTAGAAATCATAGTAGCAACTTCCGAGGGGCTAAGGAAGGATTCAAACAAGTCTCGTTACAGAAAAGGTATCATCATCACGCATCTGGCAAGAGGACGACAAGCATGTTGCAGAGACACAATAATATTGATTCAAACAGGTTTGTGCCAAACGAAATGATGAAAGCGGCTTCAGGTTCAAGGCAGTATTGTAATGTCAAAGAGGTGGAAAACGTTTCCAGCATTTTGAAAACATTCAGGTGGGGCCCTGCTGCTGAGACGGCTCTTGAGAATCTCCGGTTAACGATGGGTCCGTACCAAGCGAACCAGGTGCTCAAGAAGATGAATGACTATGGAAACGCTCTTGGTTTCTTCTACTGGCTCAAAAGGCAGCCCAAGTTTAAGCACGACGAGCACACTTACACCACCATGGTTGGTAACCTCGGCCGTGCTAAACAGTTTCGGGCCATAAACAGGCTTCTCGACGAGATGGTTAGAGATGGTTGTAGGCCAAACACGGTTACTTACAACCGTCTTATCCACAGCTACGGCCGTGCTAATTATCTCAACGAAGCGATGAATGTGTTTAATCAGATGCAAGAAGCTGGATGCGAACCAGACCGTGTAACGTACTGTACACTCATAGACATTCACGCCAAGGCTGGGTTTCTCGACGTTGCGATGGATATGCATCAGAGGATGGAAGCGGCTGGTATCTCAACCGACACTTTCACTTACAGTGTCATTATAAACTGTCTTGGGAAAGCTGGGCATTTACCCGCTGCGCACAAGCTCTTCTGCGAGATGGTTGATCAGGGATGTACACCTAACTTGGTCACGTACAACATCATGATGGACTTGCACGCCAAGGCGAGGAACTACCAGAGCGCGTTGAAGCTTTACCGCGACATGCAGAACGCTGGGTTTAGGCCTGATAAAGTGACGTACAGCATCGTGATGGAGGTGCTTGGACACTGTGGGTATCTAGAGGAAGCAGAGGGTGTCTTCACCGAGATGCAGCGTGATAATTGGGTTCCTGATGAGCCGGTCTATGGGCTTTTGGTGGATCTGTGGGGGAAAGCTGGTAATGTTGAGAAGGCTTGGTATTGGTATCAAGCAATGTTTCATGCTGGTTTGTTACCTAATGTTCCTACTTGCAACTCTCTTCTTAGTACTTTCCTTAGGGTTGACAAGATAGGGGAAGCGTATGAGTTGTTGCAGAACATGCTGGCGCTTGGTCTACGTCCTTCTTTGCAGACGTACACGTTGCTCTTGAGTTGCTGCACGGATGCTCGGTCAAAGCTTGATATGGGTTACTGTGGCCAGCTAATGGCGAGCACTGGTCATCCGGCGCATATGTTTCTCCTCAAGATGCCGTCTGCAGGTCCTGATGGACAGAACGTGCGTAATCATGTGAACAACTTCTTGGATCTGATGCACAGCGAGGACAGAGAGAGCAAGAGAGGGCTTGTGGACGCGGTGGTTGACTTCTTACACAAGTCAGGGCAAAAAGAAGAGGCGGGATCGGTTTGGGAAGTTGCAGCACAGAAGAATGTTTTTCCTGATGCGTTGAGGGAGAAAAGCAGCAGCTATTGGCTTATCAATCTCCATGTAATGTCGGAGGGAACCGCAGTGACCGCGTTGTCCAGGACGCTTGCTTGGTTCCGGAAGCAGATGCTAGTCTCCGGATCTTGTCCTTCTCGGATTGATATAGTGACTGGTTGGGGAAGACGTAGTAGAGTGACTGGTACGTCGATGGTGAGACAAGCGGTTGAAGAGCTGCTCAACATGTTTGGTTCACCGTTTTTCACGGAGAGTGGAAACTCAGGTTGTTTTGTTGGGTGTGGTGAGTCTCTCAACAGGTGGTTGGTGCAGTCTTATGTTGAAAGGATGCATTTGCTGTGA